In Gambusia affinis linkage group LG06, SWU_Gaff_1.0, whole genome shotgun sequence, one DNA window encodes the following:
- the nlrc3l gene encoding protein NLRC3, producing MDSENNQSTGSDVESENETYERPPSSYGSMKSECDDMEKRSDKEEEGGGGISEVVCFAAPDPPAPPVVGSQMGHSRYTETLCTEATEQTRPPGGMVIDAGSEELDDLEDAELDDDDELLTTCSPEPPEPLEMEGLPQEDESSQPGKLDPELDMPYIFKSIQEVISRLNKDEMFKFKIWFKKWEPLPVLQEVLDGDVLDFVDKIIELFGLDKALSQTISTLERLEKTEEINELNTKCAKAIFRFYLKEYLFRKSQITHEGVPQPGKQQFLNAVYVAPQISIRGFGGVDPSHEILAQTPKPIQVPSEDSFVALNDLFRLKKEDGSPVKTVVTTGIPGVGMSVSVAKFCLDWSEEKANRDIQYVLKLSFRDLRYFRHKEYEKEGISMQEILEYCHAPIKGLKILQEENAKYIIIMDCYDCYEAPLDFQNASVVTDNDAKAHISTLIVNLIRGNLLPNARLWILGRRAAITEIPSKFVDVVAELQGFSDEMKDQYLTQRFTDPQLAAKIVRHYKRVPIIQILARQPFFTWIVAKIFKSCFKQGNYGSNKPRVTPLLIHFIIIQTNRMLKFYFRKKDNEKWTDDEVNLLRMLGKMSFKMLEKNTNVFTEEDVKDVSLELNEVVVFSGLCTELIPTAISGKRTFCFSHYTIQEFMAALYVFLAFYLDSKNVLESGFLPRVLLYKYNGKSAAGLVQCAVSRTLGSKLGHYDMFLRYLCGMFSPHCYNNLLQGFLYSHGMPKVEGLKEVEQLLEQTIQTAPEERKRNLYECLREMTQEDE from the exons ATGGACTCAGAAAA CAACCAATCCACAGGAAGTGATGTGGAATCGGAGAATGAGACCTATGAGAGGCCCCCGTCCAGTTATGGTTCGATGAAGAGCGAATGTGATGACATGGAGAAGAGGAGCGAtaaggaggaggaaggagggggAGGAATCTCTGAAGTGGTGTGTTTTGCAGCACCGgatcctcctgctcctccagtTGTTGG GTCTCAGATGGGCCACTCTCGGTATACAGAGACACTCTGCACTGAAGCCACTGAGCAGACCAGGCCACCAGGAGGGATGGTGATTGATGCCgg CTCTGAAGAACTTGATGACCTCGAAGACGCAGAATTGGATGATGACGATGAACTTTTGACAACTTGCTCTCCTGAGCCACCCGAGCCTCTTGAAATGGAAGGTTTGCCTCAGGAGGATGAGAGCAGCCAGCCAGGAAAACTAGACCCAGAATTGGATATGCCTTATATATTCAAA AGTATCCAGGAAGTTATATCCCGGCTCAACAAGGATGAGATGTTCAAGTTCAAGATATGGTTTAAAAAATGGGAGCCGCTTCCCGTCTTGCAGGAAGTCCTGGACGGAGATGTCCTCGATTTTGTGGATAAGATCATTGAACTGTTTG GCCTGGATAAAGCCCTGTCACAGACAATAAGCACGCTTGAAAGATTGGAGAAGACAGAAGAGATTAATGAACTGAACACTAAGTGTGCGAAAG CTATCTTTCGTTTTTACCTAAAAGAGTATTTATTTCGTAAGAGTCAAATCACTCACGAGGGGGTGCCTCAACCCGGAAAGCAGCAGTTTCTGAATGCCGTGTACGTGGCGCCTCAGATTTCCATCCGCGGCTTTGGAGGAGTTGACCCGTCTCATGAGATCTTGGCACAAACCCCGAAACCTATCCAAGTCCCCAGTGAGGACTCGTTCGTTGCCTTGAACGATCTGTTCCGACTGAAGAAAGAAGACGGCTCACCAGTGAAGACGGTCGTGACCACGGGGATCCCAGGAGTCGGGATGTCTGTCTCTGTGGCAAAGTTTTGTCTGGACTGGTCAGAGGAAAAGGCCAACAGG GATATTCAGTACGTCTTGAAGCTTTCGTTCCGGGACCTGCGGTATTTCCGGCACAAAGAATATGAGAAAGAAGGCATATCAATGCAAGAGATATTGGAGTATTGCCACGCTCCTATAAAGGGTCTGAAGATACTGCAGGAAGAGAACGCCAAATATATCATCATAATGGACTGTTACGATTGCTACGAGGCGCCTCTGGACTTTCAG AACGCTTCGGTGGTTACCGATAACGACGCCAAAGCACACATAAGTACGCTGATTGTTAACCTCATACGAGGAAATTTGCTTCCGAATGCTCGACTCTGGATCCTGGGAAGACGAGCAGCGATCACAGAGATACCGTCTAAGTTTGTAGATGTTGTTGCTGAGCTGCAGGGTTTTAG tgACGAGATGAAAGACCAATACCTGACCCAACGCTTTACTGACCCTCAGTTAGCAGCGAAGATTGTGAGACACTACAAGCGTGTGCCGATAATTCAGATTCTCGCTCGCCAGCCGTTTTTCACCTGGATCGTGGCGAAAATATTCAAGAGCTGCTTCAAACAGGGGAACTATGGAAGCAACAAGCCCAGAGTGACGCCGCTTCTCATCCACTTCATTATCATTCAGACGAATCGCATGCTGAAGTTCTACTTCAGAAAGAAGGATAATGAG AAATGGACCGACGACGAGGTTAACTTGTTGAGAATGTTAGGGAAGATGTCCTTCAAGATGCTGGAGAAGAACACCAACGTGTTCACGGAGGAGGATGTAAAGGACGTGTCTCTGGAGCTGAACGAGGTGGTTGTGTTCTCGGGCCTTTGTACTGAGCTCATTCCTACAGCCATCTCTGGGAAAAGGACTTTCTGCTTCTCTCACTACACCATTCAG GAGTTCATGGCTGCTCTGTACGTCTTCTTAGCGTTCTACCTGGACTCTAAGAACGTTCTGGAGAGTGGCTTCCTGCCCAGAGTCTTGTTATATAAATACAACGGGAAATCAGCTGCAGGTCTAGTGCAGTGCGCTGTGTCCCGGACCCTGGGCTCCAAGCTGGGACATTACGACATGTTCCTGCGTTACTTGTGTGGCATGTTCTCCCCACACTGCTACAACAACCTGCTCCAGGGCTTCCTGTATTCACACGGCATGCCGAAGGTGGAAGGACTGAAGGAGGTGGAGCAGTTGCTGGAGCAGACCATCCAGACCGCTCCTGAAGAAAGGAAGCGGAATCTGTATGAGTGCCTTAGAGAGATGACCCAGGAAGACGAATGA